The Candidatus Limnocylindria bacterium genome has a segment encoding these proteins:
- a CDS encoding YciI family protein, whose product MPKYVLMFVGNDDWYDTHSKEELDRAYGPIMKWWDDLSKTGVIKGGEELGMQRNATSVKRVSGTMKVIDGPFIESKETVGGFALIEVDDLDKAIAIAKSWPGGDVEVRPIVVHGA is encoded by the coding sequence ATGCCGAAGTACGTGCTCATGTTCGTCGGGAACGACGACTGGTACGACACGCATTCAAAGGAAGAGCTCGACAGGGCCTACGGGCCGATCATGAAGTGGTGGGACGACCTGTCGAAGACCGGCGTCATCAAGGGCGGCGAGGAGCTCGGCATGCAGCGCAACGCGACGTCGGTCAAGCGCGTGAGCGGCACGATGAAGGTCATCGACGGGCCGTTCATCGAGTCAAAGGAAACGGTCGGTGGATTCGCGCTCATCGAGGTCGACGATCTCGACAAGGCCATCGCGATCGCGAAGAGCTGGCCGGGCGGCGACGTCGAGGTGCGCCCGATCGTGGTCCACGGAGCCTGA
- a CDS encoding YciI family protein: protein MSKYAFLFMDDGVDYQNDPTPEQQKVYADIFKWFEVNGPKIVDGGAELQPTRTATTIRKSSTGKVTVIDGPFIESKESVGGFSIFELPDLEAAIAVAKTWPGYGIEIRDVVEQRERVAEV, encoded by the coding sequence ATGTCCAAGTACGCATTCCTGTTCATGGACGACGGCGTGGATTACCAGAACGACCCCACGCCGGAGCAGCAGAAGGTCTACGCCGACATCTTCAAGTGGTTCGAGGTCAATGGACCGAAGATCGTCGACGGCGGCGCCGAGCTGCAGCCCACGCGCACGGCGACCACGATCCGCAAGAGCAGCACCGGCAAAGTCACGGTGATCGACGGACCGTTCATCGAATCAAAGGAGTCCGTCGGCGGGTTCTCGATCTTCGAGTTGCCCGACCTTGAGGCGGCGATCGCCGTCGCGAAGACCTGGCCCGGTTACGGGATCGAGATCCGCGACGTCGTCGAGCAGCGCGAACGAGTGGCGGAGGTCTAG
- a CDS encoding methylated-DNA--[protein]-cysteine S-methyltransferase, producing the protein MSELGPVVADARERLMARARREGLETVGYRVVDSPLGPLWIAVGPRGLLNIHYGAEPSPLELRRIVRAYGPGVLPDARRVDDVARELDQYFNRKRRDFDVAVDLSPLTPFQRKVLSVTARVPYGELITYAKVAHNTGNDKAYRAAAGAIGDNPIPIVVPCHRVVASDGTLGGYAGGLEAKRRLLKLERGADVPPGGWPPAHLSRS; encoded by the coding sequence ATGAGCGAGCTTGGTCCGGTCGTCGCGGACGCCCGCGAACGTCTGATGGCGCGCGCACGGCGCGAAGGGCTCGAAACGGTGGGCTATCGCGTCGTCGACTCGCCGCTGGGGCCGCTCTGGATCGCGGTCGGGCCGCGCGGCCTGCTCAACATCCATTACGGCGCCGAGCCATCGCCCCTCGAGCTGCGGCGCATCGTCCGCGCCTATGGCCCGGGCGTCCTTCCGGACGCGCGGCGGGTCGACGACGTCGCCCGCGAGCTCGATCAGTACTTCAACAGGAAGCGCCGTGACTTCGATGTCGCGGTCGACCTTTCGCCACTGACGCCGTTCCAGCGCAAGGTCCTGTCCGTGACCGCGCGCGTCCCGTATGGCGAGCTCATCACCTACGCGAAGGTGGCGCACAACACCGGCAACGACAAGGCTTACCGCGCCGCGGCCGGTGCCATCGGCGACAACCCGATCCCGATCGTCGTGCCCTGCCACCGTGTCGTCGCCAGCGACGGGACGCTCGGCGGTTACGCCGGCGGCCTCGAAGCCAAGCGGCGCCTGCTGAAGCTGGAGCGCGGCGCCGACGTGCCGCCGGGAGGCTGGCCGCCCGCCCATCTGTCGCGCAGTTAG
- a CDS encoding RNA polymerase sigma factor, with translation MTHPTTFGELLEQHEREIFAYALRLTGDRDEADDVYQDTFLAAFRAWPPPRRGTERAWLYKIATNKAIDRGRRAKRFVRLGDLPLAAPERDGVSLADLATAVKTLPTGQRAAFVLRKVQGLSYAEVSHALECSEEAARSRVAEAMKKVKEAMR, from the coding sequence ATGACACATCCGACGACATTCGGCGAGCTACTCGAGCAGCACGAACGCGAGATCTTCGCGTACGCCCTGCGGCTCACCGGCGATCGCGATGAAGCGGATGACGTCTATCAGGACACGTTCCTCGCGGCTTTTCGTGCCTGGCCACCGCCGCGGCGCGGCACCGAGCGCGCATGGCTCTACAAGATCGCGACGAATAAGGCGATCGATCGAGGCCGGCGCGCGAAACGATTCGTGCGTCTCGGCGACCTGCCGCTCGCGGCGCCGGAACGCGATGGCGTATCGCTCGCGGATCTTGCGACCGCGGTGAAGACGTTGCCGACGGGTCAGCGCGCTGCCTTCGTGCTGCGCAAGGTGCAGGGACTGTCGTACGCGGAGGTGTCGCACGCGCTCGAGTGCAGCGAGGAAGCGGCCAGGTCGCGCGTGGCGGAGGCGATGAAGAAGGTGAAGGAGGCGATGCGATGA
- a CDS encoding amidohydrolase family protein, whose translation MRWDLHTHYYPAAFFRLIEEVGGAFSFGTDPTGRTIIRYRGSRFFGITPPMTDPARRIEDMDRVGIDVEVLSLSTPNVYFAAAERQAEVARLVNDAYADLAARYPKRFKGFASIPMDDPDAALRELERALDDLRMNGVIVLSNINGRSLSDPRYRPFFVECDRRRVCVFIHPMIPASAEPFSEYVLGPIVGFPFDTTLAVARLCYAGVFRTLPNIRWILGHLGGAVPYLMERMDNGWRDFAECRVNIDDLPSVYLKRLYYDTVSFSGPSLRLTRELVGADHMVMGSDYPHLLGSIDRAVSSIESLDVPSAERDRIFSGTARAILNNV comes from the coding sequence GTGCGCTGGGACCTCCACACCCACTATTACCCCGCAGCGTTCTTCCGTCTCATCGAAGAGGTCGGTGGCGCATTCTCCTTCGGGACCGATCCGACCGGTCGAACGATCATCCGTTACCGCGGCTCGCGGTTCTTCGGGATCACGCCGCCGATGACCGATCCTGCCAGACGCATCGAGGACATGGACCGCGTCGGCATCGACGTCGAAGTCCTCTCGCTCTCGACACCCAACGTGTATTTCGCTGCGGCTGAGCGGCAGGCCGAGGTCGCGCGCCTCGTGAACGACGCGTACGCCGACCTGGCCGCGCGGTACCCCAAACGTTTCAAGGGCTTCGCGTCGATCCCAATGGACGATCCCGACGCGGCGCTCCGTGAGCTCGAGCGCGCACTCGACGACCTGCGCATGAACGGCGTCATCGTCCTTTCGAACATCAACGGCCGCTCGCTCTCCGATCCGCGCTACCGGCCCTTTTTCGTCGAATGCGACCGCCGACGCGTGTGCGTCTTCATCCACCCGATGATCCCCGCGAGTGCCGAGCCTTTCTCTGAGTACGTGCTCGGGCCGATCGTCGGATTCCCGTTCGACACGACCCTCGCCGTAGCGCGGCTGTGCTACGCGGGGGTGTTCCGCACGCTACCCAACATCAGGTGGATCCTCGGCCACCTCGGTGGCGCGGTGCCGTATCTCATGGAGCGCATGGACAACGGGTGGCGCGACTTCGCGGAATGCCGCGTGAACATCGACGATCTGCCGAGCGTGTATCTGAAGCGCCTGTATTACGACACGGTGTCGTTCAGCGGGCCGTCACTTCGTCTGACGCGAGAGCTTGTCGGCGCCGATCACATGGTGATGGGCAGCGACTACCCTCACCTGCTCGGATCGATCGACCGCGCGGTGTCGAGCATCGAGTCGCTCGACGTTCCGAGCGCCGAGAGAGACCGGATCTTCAGCGGCACCGCGCGCGCGATCCTCAACAATGTCTGA
- a CDS encoding GNAT family N-acetyltransferase: MPLALLDAFVGGNPSRARELVDYTVPGEFPGTALEVLELRRVQLAADPARLPWSVRAIVRREDRVMIGFVNFHGPPGVNDVEAADAAELGWTVFPEHRRHGYATETARRLMDWARDEHGVRRFISSTTPENVPSLRVHEKLGFRRTGQVVDGEIIFELAPE, translated from the coding sequence ATGCCGCTTGCTCTCCTTGACGCCTTCGTGGGCGGCAACCCGTCGCGCGCACGCGAGCTCGTTGACTACACAGTTCCCGGCGAGTTCCCAGGCACGGCCCTCGAGGTGCTCGAGCTCCGGCGTGTCCAGCTCGCGGCGGATCCGGCGCGGTTGCCGTGGTCGGTGCGCGCGATCGTGCGCCGCGAGGATCGCGTGATGATCGGCTTCGTGAACTTCCACGGACCGCCTGGCGTCAACGACGTCGAAGCCGCGGATGCCGCTGAGCTCGGATGGACGGTGTTCCCCGAGCATCGGCGGCACGGCTACGCGACCGAGACGGCGCGGCGGCTCATGGACTGGGCGCGCGATGAGCACGGCGTCAGGCGGTTCATCTCATCGACGACGCCCGAGAACGTGCCGTCGCTGCGCGTTCACGAGAAGCTCGGCTTCCGCCGGACCGGTCAGGTCGTGGACGGCGAGATCATCTTCGAGCTCGCGCCGGAGTAG
- a CDS encoding XdhC family protein, with amino-acid sequence MRTIYARMAELEREGRRFAVCTVVRTVGSTPQVVGAKLLVDDLGRLTGTLGGGCVEGDAFEEAKRVLDTGDVSLREYELTEDLAWDTGLVCGGTMWISIEPGERALLLGGRDLLGDVLAASSGGKPVALATLLRREGKDFRPSGKLFVETDGATGGSLGDGTLDARAAKAALDALRQATPRTIALDESHELLIEPIVTKARLVIAGGGHVGLAIAKMAAQLEYDVTVIDDRPEFSSRERFGQGIDVVRMDMAEALRTMPIGWNSFVVIATRGHKLDAHCLREAVKTEARYVGLLGSKRKTILIAKMLRDEGLSEERIRAVHAPIGLDLGGRTPAEIALAVLAELSMERHGGSGRPLRLADDIYERAVSKRSS; translated from the coding sequence GTGAGGACGATCTACGCGCGGATGGCCGAGCTCGAGCGCGAGGGACGACGCTTCGCCGTCTGCACCGTCGTGCGCACCGTCGGCAGTACGCCACAAGTGGTCGGCGCGAAGCTGCTCGTGGACGATCTCGGTCGCCTCACCGGCACGCTGGGCGGCGGATGCGTCGAGGGCGACGCGTTCGAAGAGGCGAAGCGCGTTCTCGACACTGGTGATGTGTCGCTGCGCGAGTACGAGCTCACCGAGGATCTCGCGTGGGACACCGGCCTCGTGTGCGGCGGAACGATGTGGATCTCGATCGAGCCCGGCGAGCGCGCGCTGCTTCTCGGCGGACGCGATCTGCTCGGCGACGTGCTCGCGGCGTCATCCGGCGGAAAGCCGGTCGCGCTCGCGACACTGCTGCGACGTGAAGGCAAGGACTTCAGGCCGAGCGGCAAGCTCTTCGTCGAGACCGACGGGGCGACGGGCGGATCGCTCGGCGATGGAACGCTCGATGCGCGTGCGGCCAAGGCCGCGCTCGACGCGTTGCGACAGGCAACGCCGCGGACGATCGCCCTCGACGAATCGCATGAGCTGCTCATCGAGCCCATCGTCACGAAGGCGCGCCTGGTGATCGCCGGCGGCGGACACGTCGGCCTCGCCATCGCGAAGATGGCCGCGCAGCTCGAGTACGACGTGACCGTGATCGACGACCGCCCTGAATTCTCCTCGCGCGAGCGGTTCGGACAGGGCATCGATGTCGTGCGGATGGACATGGCCGAAGCGCTGCGAACGATGCCGATCGGCTGGAACAGCTTCGTCGTGATCGCCACGCGCGGTCATAAGCTCGACGCGCATTGCCTGCGCGAGGCGGTGAAGACCGAGGCCCGCTACGTCGGACTGCTCGGGTCGAAGCGCAAGACGATCCTCATCGCGAAGATGCTCCGCGACGAGGGCCTCTCCGAGGAGCGCATCCGCGCGGTGCACGCGCCGATCGGTCTCGACCTCGGTGGGCGCACGCCGGCGGAGATCGCGCTCGCGGTCCTGGCGGAGCTCAGCATGGAGCGGCACGGCGGATCCGGCCGGCCGCTGCGGCTCGCCGACGATATCTACGAACGAGCGGTGTCCAAGCGAAGCTCCTGA
- a CDS encoding (2Fe-2S)-binding protein has protein sequence MADTGGSTTDPVAEPDTGQDKPALSVTRRNFLIGAGAGAAAAGVVLGGAVVANKALNPETTTTTTTTTAGGPIPATMRRVSLNIDNVKYDLLVDNRESLWETMNFQLGLSNSNLGCDRAQCGACAVLVDGKAVNGCTVLSARLGRGQKIATVAGLPTGPGVNGLHPIQRAFWLDGGFQCGICTRGFIMSTVQLLGANPKPTTAQIAEGLAGNICRCGEYAKIFTAVNTAAAEMRGDKVAHLAAPVVVGVAGTADAAPGAAGVSKEFQFEKPMGTIEDYDPFEQALKKRDGILAVSGNERSVTVKWDPAKLDENKVRAILVDLGHAAR, from the coding sequence ATGGCGGACACGGGAGGGTCTACGACTGATCCAGTAGCAGAGCCAGACACAGGGCAAGACAAGCCAGCACTGTCGGTCACGCGACGCAACTTCCTCATCGGCGCGGGTGCCGGTGCGGCCGCAGCCGGAGTTGTACTCGGTGGTGCGGTCGTCGCGAACAAGGCGCTCAACCCAGAGACGACCACCACCACGACGACGACAACAGCGGGTGGTCCGATCCCCGCGACGATGCGCCGAGTCTCACTCAACATCGACAACGTGAAGTACGACCTCCTTGTCGATAACCGCGAGAGCCTTTGGGAGACGATGAACTTCCAGCTCGGTCTCTCGAACTCGAACCTCGGCTGCGATCGAGCGCAGTGCGGCGCGTGTGCCGTGCTCGTCGACGGAAAAGCAGTCAACGGTTGCACCGTTCTGAGCGCGCGACTTGGTCGCGGCCAGAAGATCGCGACGGTCGCCGGTCTTCCGACCGGACCCGGCGTGAATGGTCTGCACCCGATCCAGCGCGCGTTCTGGCTCGACGGTGGATTCCAGTGCGGCATCTGCACGCGCGGATTCATCATGTCGACCGTCCAGCTGCTCGGGGCGAACCCGAAGCCGACGACGGCGCAGATCGCAGAAGGCCTCGCCGGCAACATCTGCCGGTGCGGTGAGTACGCAAAGATCTTCACCGCCGTGAACACCGCCGCGGCGGAGATGCGCGGCGACAAGGTCGCGCACCTCGCGGCGCCGGTCGTTGTTGGCGTCGCTGGCACCGCCGATGCGGCACCGGGCGCCGCCGGTGTCTCCAAGGAATTCCAGTTCGAGAAGCCGATGGGCACGATCGAGGACTACGACCCGTTCGAGCAGGCGCTCAAGAAGCGCGACGGCATCCTTGCCGTGAGCGGCAACGAGCGCAGCGTCACCGTCAAGTGGGACCCGGCCAAGCTCGACGAGAACAAGGTGCGCGCGATCCTTGTCGACCTCGGCCACGCGGCCAGGTAG
- a CDS encoding xanthine dehydrogenase family protein molybdopterin-binding subunit, translating into MAQIEAVRVVQDAAYAASLSDQDWYALAQDPAWQEMVSEQSEMVAGVIAKYANKLPGGGQTSAPTEIPVFRPFKVIGTDIARIQGYGIVTNQGTYTENLRMSGMLFMRTLRSRYPHAKIKSIDTSAAEKIPGVRKILHRGNLPEEYKDVFLGSALPTRFLFSEEVFEVGAPIAVIAADSEHIGDEAIRAIKVEYEVLPAALDMIEAMKSSTPKQFQSNLDGTTIAVTAPLVRGDPTTAKADVVVDVVARKSTEQHVALELTNSLSYWDGDKLNMTYTNQHGHGTRSGLSQALKIPQNKVRVFQTGYLGSGYGYRSGIDLSEAHAAILSKVTGRPIKNNYTRYEDFVTRTHRPEFRNEMKLGVNRDGTISFGIFKVIANVGAQRAGAANGAWVNMQNLYKIPNLRLEAVDVMTNSYKSGPYRCVSHPNGTFALETTMDKAAYAINMDPIEFRLKNINEVGNPDTKRPFSNLGVRDCITGVQTAINWKNIWHAPKAKQVRPGVYHGVGMAVHLCSHGAGSNPSTGQIIINSDGSVQAVSGVTDIGSGQRTNMLMVAAEALGVPLSMVTITPYVDTDNTTDSGGTNGSRMTNTGGRGMYEAGIDARNQILKYGADKFTADNVTAKSDVKVTAADVDMNSDGVVFLKSDPKRTLKLDAIVQFKATAIIGKSDYLQPTNWEQVAVAAHAAEVEVDTLTGTVKITRYVAAHDVGKAFNPFSIRQQVEGGVVMATGAVLTEELLIDKATGLPLNPNLLDYRPLSIKDAPLAEVIIVEKPKAYGTFGGHGLGEPPMGPPAPTIVNAVYNAVGVWVTEMPLTRDKLLAALKASN; encoded by the coding sequence ATGGCACAGATCGAAGCAGTACGTGTCGTCCAAGACGCGGCCTACGCCGCCAGCTTGAGCGACCAGGACTGGTACGCGCTCGCCCAGGACCCCGCCTGGCAGGAGATGGTCTCCGAGCAGTCGGAAATGGTCGCGGGCGTCATCGCCAAATACGCGAACAAGCTTCCCGGTGGGGGCCAGACTTCGGCGCCGACCGAGATCCCGGTCTTCCGGCCGTTCAAGGTCATCGGCACCGACATCGCCCGCATCCAGGGCTACGGCATCGTCACCAACCAGGGCACGTACACCGAGAACCTGCGCATGTCCGGCATGCTCTTCATGCGGACGTTGCGCAGCCGCTACCCGCACGCGAAGATCAAGTCGATCGACACGTCGGCCGCGGAGAAGATCCCGGGCGTTCGCAAGATCCTTCACCGCGGGAACCTGCCAGAGGAATACAAGGACGTGTTCCTCGGCTCCGCTCTCCCGACGCGCTTCCTCTTCAGTGAGGAAGTCTTCGAGGTCGGCGCCCCGATCGCGGTGATCGCGGCCGACAGCGAGCACATCGGCGACGAGGCCATCCGCGCGATCAAGGTCGAGTACGAAGTGCTTCCGGCCGCTTTGGACATGATCGAGGCGATGAAGTCCTCGACGCCAAAGCAGTTCCAGAGCAACCTCGACGGGACCACGATCGCGGTGACGGCACCGCTCGTGCGCGGCGACCCGACCACGGCGAAGGCCGACGTGGTCGTCGACGTCGTGGCGAGGAAGTCGACCGAGCAGCACGTCGCGCTTGAGCTCACGAACTCGTTGTCCTACTGGGACGGCGACAAGCTCAACATGACGTATACCAACCAGCACGGACACGGGACGCGGTCAGGCCTCTCGCAGGCCCTGAAGATCCCGCAGAACAAGGTCCGCGTGTTCCAGACCGGCTACCTGGGATCCGGCTACGGCTACCGCAGCGGCATCGACCTCTCGGAAGCCCACGCCGCCATCCTGTCGAAGGTCACCGGACGTCCGATCAAGAACAACTACACGCGCTACGAGGACTTCGTCACCCGCACGCACCGTCCCGAGTTCCGCAACGAGATGAAGCTCGGCGTCAATCGTGATGGGACGATCTCGTTCGGCATCTTCAAGGTCATCGCGAACGTCGGCGCACAGCGCGCCGGCGCGGCGAACGGCGCATGGGTGAACATGCAGAACCTCTACAAGATCCCGAACCTGCGCCTCGAGGCCGTTGACGTGATGACCAACAGCTACAAGTCGGGCCCGTACCGCTGCGTGAGCCACCCGAACGGGACGTTCGCGCTCGAGACCACGATGGACAAGGCCGCGTACGCGATCAACATGGACCCGATCGAGTTCCGGCTCAAGAACATCAACGAGGTCGGCAATCCGGACACGAAGCGTCCGTTCAGCAACCTCGGTGTCCGCGACTGCATCACCGGCGTCCAGACCGCGATCAACTGGAAGAACATCTGGCACGCGCCGAAGGCGAAGCAGGTACGGCCGGGCGTCTACCACGGCGTCGGCATGGCGGTACACCTCTGCAGCCACGGCGCGGGCAGCAACCCCTCGACCGGTCAGATCATCATCAACAGCGACGGAAGCGTGCAGGCGGTCTCCGGTGTCACTGACATCGGCTCCGGCCAGCGCACGAACATGTTGATGGTCGCGGCGGAAGCGCTCGGCGTTCCGCTCAGCATGGTCACCATCACGCCTTACGTCGACACTGACAACACGACCGACAGCGGTGGGACCAACGGCAGCCGCATGACCAACACCGGCGGTCGCGGCATGTACGAAGCTGGCATCGACGCTCGCAACCAGATCCTCAAGTACGGTGCCGATAAGTTCACGGCGGACAACGTGACGGCCAAGTCGGACGTGAAGGTCACCGCCGCGGATGTCGATATGAACAGCGACGGGGTCGTGTTCCTCAAGAGCGATCCGAAGCGCACCCTGAAGCTCGACGCCATCGTGCAATTCAAGGCCACAGCGATCATCGGCAAGTCTGACTACCTGCAGCCCACCAACTGGGAGCAGGTCGCCGTCGCCGCACACGCCGCCGAGGTCGAGGTCGACACCCTCACGGGTACCGTGAAGATCACACGCTACGTGGCGGCCCACGACGTGGGCAAGGCGTTCAACCCATTCTCGATCAGGCAGCAGGTCGAAGGCGGCGTCGTGATGGCCACCGGTGCCGTGTTGACGGAGGAGCTCCTCATCGACAAGGCCACCGGGCTACCGCTCAACCCGAACCTGCTCGACTACCGTCCGCTGTCGATCAAGGACGCGCCGCTCGCCGAGGTGATCATCGTCGAGAAGCCGAAGGCATACGGCACGTTCGGTGGCCACGGATTGGGCGAGCCGCCCATGGGTCCGCCGGCACCGACGATCGTCAACGCTGTCTACAACGCGGTCGGAGTGTGGGTGACGGAGATGCCGCTCACACGCGACAAACTGCTCGCCGCCCTCAAGGCGTCGAACTGA
- a CDS encoding FAD binding domain-containing protein, whose protein sequence is MRGFELYDATTVKEAVDLLGKNSGRTVKVVGGGSDIVGGVMKDWVQGKGMPLPEVLIDITTIKDIVGIKTDGGGTTIGAATTLTDVIENKDLAAKLPVLTNAALSVASPLIRNFGTLGGNINQRPRCWFFRGEDFNCYKKGGDFCYAVTGDNRYHAIIGGELCYIVHPSDTATALLALGASAKIAGTGGERTVSFDEYFTGPRVDVLRENVLKPNEFMTHVTIPNPAGGTKFGWTKLKDRQVYDFALISVAAVFTVSGGNWQDGRITLGGVSPVPYRAKVVEDFLKGKDIKATAKQAAAQIRTVARPMSLNSYKVDLAQGLIERTILEALG, encoded by the coding sequence ATGAGAGGGTTTGAGCTTTACGACGCGACGACGGTCAAAGAGGCCGTCGATCTGCTTGGGAAGAATTCAGGTCGCACGGTCAAGGTCGTCGGCGGTGGCAGTGACATCGTTGGCGGCGTGATGAAGGACTGGGTCCAGGGGAAGGGCATGCCCCTTCCGGAGGTCCTGATCGACATCACGACCATCAAGGACATCGTCGGCATCAAGACGGACGGCGGAGGGACCACGATCGGCGCCGCCACGACCTTGACCGACGTCATCGAGAACAAGGACCTCGCAGCCAAGCTGCCCGTGCTGACAAATGCGGCGCTCAGCGTGGCGTCGCCGCTCATCCGCAACTTCGGGACGCTTGGCGGCAACATCAACCAGCGTCCTCGCTGCTGGTTCTTCCGTGGTGAGGACTTCAACTGCTACAAGAAGGGTGGCGACTTCTGCTACGCCGTGACCGGTGACAACCGCTACCACGCGATCATCGGCGGCGAGCTCTGCTACATCGTTCACCCTTCGGACACCGCGACCGCGCTCCTCGCGCTGGGCGCATCGGCGAAGATCGCGGGCACAGGCGGCGAGCGGACCGTTTCGTTCGACGAGTACTTCACCGGACCGCGTGTGGACGTGCTCCGCGAGAACGTTCTCAAGCCGAACGAGTTCATGACCCACGTCACCATCCCGAACCCGGCCGGCGGCACGAAGTTCGGATGGACGAAGCTCAAGGACCGTCAGGTCTACGACTTCGCGCTCATCTCGGTCGCCGCGGTCTTCACGGTCTCGGGTGGCAACTGGCAGGACGGACGCATCACCCTCGGTGGCGTTTCGCCCGTCCCGTACCGCGCCAAGGTCGTTGAGGACTTCCTCAAGGGCAAGGACATCAAGGCGACGGCGAAACAGGCCGCCGCACAGATCCGGACCGTCGCGCGCCCGATGAGCCTGAACTCCTACAAGGTGGACCTCGCGCAGGGTCTCATCGAGCGGACGATCCTCGAGGCGCTGGGCTAG
- a CDS encoding inositol monophosphatase family protein, translating into MDDEQALDIATRAAFKGGRAALARLGTPGYLRWKGQRDVVVEASLDVQEQIVAVLQKECPGDAVLTEEGPEDEPLSVDAGRLWIVDPICGSLNFAQSIPFFAVSVALRVNGLLRVGVVYDPVRDEMFSARLGEPAHLNGRPITVLSVALGPEFWEQAWVACDIPHSGPRRKEALQAFPMISEEVLHHVVLGSPALGLCYVAAGRVHAYWTLDAQPWDIAGAGVILSQAGGLMTDADGGSWLHSDGSYVAANAVSHKWALQTIKWLRDQNRERAKA; encoded by the coding sequence ATGGACGACGAGCAGGCCCTCGACATCGCCACCAGGGCCGCCTTCAAGGGCGGTAGGGCCGCGCTGGCGCGCCTCGGCACGCCCGGATATCTCCGATGGAAGGGCCAACGCGACGTCGTCGTGGAAGCGTCGCTGGACGTCCAGGAGCAGATCGTGGCGGTCCTCCAAAAGGAATGCCCCGGCGATGCCGTTCTCACCGAGGAGGGGCCCGAAGACGAGCCGCTGAGCGTCGACGCCGGCCGACTGTGGATCGTCGATCCCATCTGCGGAAGTCTGAATTTCGCGCAGAGCATACCGTTCTTCGCGGTCTCGGTCGCTCTTCGCGTGAACGGTCTTCTGCGCGTCGGCGTCGTGTACGACCCCGTGCGCGATGAGATGTTCAGCGCTCGTCTCGGCGAGCCGGCGCACCTGAACGGCCGCCCGATCACGGTCCTCTCGGTCGCGCTCGGTCCGGAGTTCTGGGAGCAGGCCTGGGTGGCATGCGACATCCCGCACAGCGGCCCGCGTCGGAAAGAGGCGCTGCAGGCGTTCCCGATGATCTCAGAAGAGGTCCTGCACCACGTTGTGCTCGGATCTCCCGCCCTCGGGCTCTGCTATGTCGCCGCAGGGCGCGTGCACGCGTATTGGACGCTCGACGCGCAGCCCTGGGACATCGCGGGCGCAGGCGTGATCCTGAGCCAGGCCGGCGGTCTGATGACCGACGCCGATGGCGGCTCGTGGTTGCACTCGGACGGAAGTTACGTCGCGGCCAACGCGGTGTCGCACAAGTGGGCGCTGCAGACCATCAAGTGGCTGCGGGATCAGAACCGCGAGCGCGCGAAGGCCTGA